The following coding sequences are from one Luteolibacter arcticus window:
- a CDS encoding ECF-type sigma factor: MSELTRILETAGGNALPMSAELLPLVYDELRNVARARMSDLAPGQTLQPTALVHEAWLKLSSEEGRVWNDRAHFFRAAAQAMRQILVDRARAKSTRKRVVNPEVFEMQQFDLADATLDERVLLVDEMMTRLEAEEPDSVRLITLKFFGGLTNQEIAAMDGVTERTVERHWAYAKALLFQMIRDETGDEAATVD; encoded by the coding sequence TTGAGCGAACTCACGCGCATCCTCGAGACGGCTGGCGGGAACGCACTCCCCATGTCGGCGGAGCTGTTGCCGCTGGTCTATGACGAGTTGCGCAATGTCGCGCGCGCGCGCATGTCGGATCTGGCTCCCGGCCAGACGCTGCAGCCGACCGCGCTGGTCCACGAGGCGTGGCTCAAGCTTTCCAGCGAGGAAGGCCGGGTGTGGAACGACCGCGCGCACTTTTTCCGCGCTGCGGCGCAGGCGATGCGCCAGATCCTGGTGGACCGCGCGCGCGCCAAGTCCACCCGCAAGCGCGTCGTGAACCCGGAGGTCTTCGAGATGCAGCAGTTTGACCTCGCCGATGCGACGCTCGACGAGCGCGTGCTGCTGGTGGACGAGATGATGACCCGTCTAGAGGCCGAAGAGCCGGACAGCGTGCGGCTGATCACCCTCAAGTTTTTCGGCGGGCTCACCAACCAGGAGATCGCGGCGATGGATGGCGTGACCGAGCGGACCGTGGAGCGCCATTGGGCCTACGCGAAGGCGCTGCTCTTCCAGATGATCCGCGATGAGACCGGCGATGAAGCAGCCACCGTCGATTAA
- a CDS encoding serine/threonine protein kinase, with protein sequence MKQPPSINRLLFVAASNFSTAEERRAFLEFACRDDEARLKRLEVLLEARGEAEEFFEFQPAVEPVLETPGEGEGGLGARIGPYRLIDRLGAGGCGVVYLAEQQEPVKRKVALKIIRLGMDTESVIARFAMEREALALMDHPNIARVLDAGTTASGRPFFVMELVDGERITDYCDRKRLGLRERLDLFTRVCEAIQHAHQKGVIHRDIKPSNVLVRDHDGRAEPKVIDFGIAKATAGGFDGEVTYTKVGQLVGTPAYMSPEQAEGGTDIDTRSDIYSLGAMLCELLTGRAPFSPEQFKDRGPDEIRSILREEETGMPSNRLRSISKDEIGTIAEHRAADPQRLPGQLAGDLDWIVMKAIEKDRTRRYETANGLAMDVHRYLNEEPVLARPPSRGYLLMKMVRRNRITFAAGSVALAGLLGGFGVSTWLFLREKDAREEQARLRLVAEQARVNAEEARANEEGLRKKAEAADLVTQAAVLVRYKEMAQADELLAALVPDQTPRSLEAADTLRAVAEWNLTQGRWQAAAERFSALVPVITSVDLTDTDQTSRILMPAATAIKEWGQPEQYKRFRELAISRFAESANPAVAGQVVKAILLEPADSGTLKAVTPLAAVLEASMKGEEMEKNPYLAGWRQFSLALAAYRQGYLDTAGYWTRRSLASPASTGSLTTSNRILLAMIDFKQGRIDDARAALKDARQQVGKWEAAPFQLGATVDLWFDWGNARILLGEAERMVAPPKD encoded by the coding sequence ATGAAGCAGCCACCGTCGATTAACCGGCTGCTGTTTGTTGCGGCATCGAACTTTTCCACCGCGGAGGAAAGGCGGGCGTTCCTTGAATTCGCCTGTCGCGACGATGAGGCGCGGCTTAAGCGGCTGGAGGTTTTGTTAGAGGCACGCGGCGAAGCGGAGGAATTCTTCGAGTTCCAGCCGGCGGTGGAGCCGGTCCTCGAGACGCCGGGCGAAGGGGAGGGCGGGCTGGGCGCGCGCATCGGTCCGTATCGGCTGATCGACCGGCTCGGTGCGGGTGGCTGTGGCGTCGTTTATCTCGCCGAGCAACAGGAGCCAGTGAAGCGCAAGGTGGCGCTCAAGATCATCCGGCTCGGCATGGATACGGAGAGCGTGATCGCGCGCTTCGCGATGGAGCGGGAAGCGCTGGCGCTGATGGATCACCCCAACATTGCGCGGGTGCTCGATGCGGGCACCACCGCCTCGGGGCGTCCGTTCTTCGTGATGGAGCTGGTGGATGGCGAAAGGATCACCGACTACTGCGACCGCAAGCGGCTCGGCCTGCGTGAACGGCTGGATCTTTTCACGCGCGTCTGCGAGGCGATCCAGCATGCTCACCAGAAGGGTGTCATCCACCGCGACATCAAGCCGTCGAACGTGCTGGTGCGCGATCATGATGGCCGCGCGGAACCGAAGGTCATCGACTTCGGCATTGCCAAGGCCACCGCCGGCGGGTTCGACGGCGAGGTGACCTACACGAAGGTCGGCCAACTCGTCGGCACGCCCGCTTACATGAGTCCGGAGCAGGCGGAAGGAGGCACGGACATCGACACGCGCAGCGACATTTACAGCCTGGGCGCGATGCTGTGCGAACTGCTGACCGGCCGGGCTCCCTTCAGCCCTGAGCAATTCAAGGACCGCGGCCCCGATGAGATACGCAGCATCTTGCGCGAGGAGGAGACCGGGATGCCGTCGAACCGGCTGCGCAGCATTTCGAAGGACGAGATCGGAACGATCGCGGAGCACCGCGCCGCCGACCCGCAGCGGCTGCCGGGGCAGCTTGCCGGTGACCTGGACTGGATCGTCATGAAGGCGATCGAGAAAGACCGGACCCGCCGCTACGAGACCGCGAATGGTCTGGCGATGGACGTGCATCGCTATCTCAATGAGGAGCCGGTGCTCGCGCGTCCGCCGAGCCGCGGCTACCTGCTGATGAAGATGGTGCGGCGCAACCGCATCACCTTCGCCGCTGGCAGCGTGGCGCTGGCCGGCTTGCTCGGTGGCTTCGGGGTTTCGACGTGGCTGTTCCTCCGCGAGAAGGATGCCCGCGAGGAGCAGGCTCGGCTGCGGCTGGTGGCCGAGCAGGCCCGCGTCAATGCCGAGGAGGCGCGCGCCAACGAGGAAGGACTGCGCAAGAAGGCCGAGGCGGCGGACCTGGTGACTCAGGCGGCCGTGCTGGTGCGCTACAAGGAGATGGCACAAGCCGACGAATTGCTGGCGGCGCTCGTCCCCGATCAGACCCCGCGGTCCCTGGAGGCGGCGGACACGCTGAGGGCGGTGGCGGAGTGGAATCTCACGCAAGGGCGATGGCAGGCGGCGGCGGAACGCTTCAGTGCGCTGGTCCCGGTCATCACCAGTGTGGACCTGACCGATACCGACCAAACCTCGCGGATCCTGATGCCAGCGGCCACCGCCATCAAGGAATGGGGGCAGCCGGAGCAGTACAAACGCTTCCGCGAGCTGGCGATAAGCCGCTTTGCGGAGTCGGCGAATCCGGCGGTCGCCGGACAGGTGGTCAAAGCCATCCTCCTGGAGCCGGCGGACAGCGGCACGCTGAAAGCCGTGACACCCTTGGCGGCGGTGCTGGAGGCGTCAATGAAGGGGGAGGAGATGGAGAAGAATCCATACCTCGCGGGGTGGCGGCAGTTCTCGCTCGCACTGGCTGCCTATCGCCAAGGGTATCTCGACACGGCGGGCTACTGGACCCGGCGGAGTTTGGCCTCGCCCGCGAGCACCGGCTCGCTCACCACGTCGAATCGCATCTTGCTGGCGATGATCGATTTCAAGCAGGGGCGGATTGACGATGCGCGGGCTGCATTGAAGGACGCCCGCCAACAGGTCGGGAAATGGGAGGCCGCCCCCTTCCAGCTTGGAGCGACGGTGGACCTCTGGTTCGACTGGGGGAACGCGCGGATTCTGCTGGGGGAAGCGGAGCGGATGGTGGCGCCGCCGAAAGACTGA
- a CDS encoding beta strand repeat-containing protein gives MKSNNSSIYSFASSVSRAAAIMALAATPGAYAVSATWNGTTDATWATAGNWSASPVPGTATGEIATFANAGGADDVINLGGGVSIRTLAFDNAAAAAYTIGTGAAGSQNLTLEGTGAITMSATVAANQLVNANVNLGTAAGAEAFTITNSKAAASNSLTIAGGISTTQTGAKSLTVNGTGVINISGAIANGSGTIALAKAGANVLTLSGANSYSGGTTITGILNASNNTALGSGNVTVNGGVAGNQLQLGSGVTMANSLTLAGGGATAQGALWVPAGSATYDGTIAITGAVTAGAFFATGGGTLTLNNNITSTGPAVTVRTGYVKVTGAQSYTSGTTLANGGAAIQFVRTTSMPATGAVTMTTGTTLSANVGGAGQFTLGAGTNTAGTIGGLIAGVGGQGAAVVLPAGSQIGIDTTDAAGTQTWSAPFTTTNNVGLVKLGTGTLELTSGGTYTGGGAQGFPLIARQGTLLLSGGTHTANGEVVVGGTFGTAPGAPGYDATLQVDAGSLTTTGYLSLGRGNGTGAVSSNLTVNNAATVTAANFSAGFNVAAANLPKGAVTLNNTSALTVSGIYRLGESTGSNMTMTLNNSAQLIASAGVGAKRIGDAGTGVLTLNDSSSAAFGTGPTAGTALGVQIGAVGGNGTVNINGAATATFSGPTLSLYVGYRTGTGVVNMTGGTLTTTGEVRVGGSDVNGADNGSGTFNLSGGAANLGGGLTLGRGNNAAALLTGTANVSGGTLTPQTDIILGFAGAAGTLGKMVISGTGVVNVGPTAARTFVMSTFDTAKSQLDITGGSLNLGNNSSIKFFTGNVGTSGTAVVNQTGGAVTFYSDAGTTVGGTGVLDLAVFGSATSASTYNLDGGILTVPSVVSSNTAGTRLFNFNGGTLKAAVDGTLLNLTTTSATVRANVRDLGATIDTNGRNVTIPQALEASTVLGDVGNGGLTKKGAGTLKLSSFSNTYTGTTNVDAGTLDLDGVVNSNVVVKSGAVLTGVGTTNGTLTMQGGSTLTASTTAPLLTNGVVFSGPTNLVFTGTPSNGVPYPLFSYGSGSVTGLSNLSSSGFRTNISADIANQRIMGTVTTANLTWNTSSGTWAVNTGGWTGGATSYFNGDTVTFNERPAASTVTLNGVLLPASVVVNNTSNPYVFTGTGSIGGEAILTKSGAGALTLATANSYTGGTILGGGTLNLDNASALGTGLLTINGGTLDNTSGDAIVMTGNFPQLWNADINFTGTHSLDMGTGGVAIVGTVETDRAVTIAANTLGVGEITSTALGLIKQGPGTLTVNTLGIQANGSVIAGTLNVAAGALQINRTGGTDPTSGDFTAAGIDGTGTISNGAAVERWLIINTAGNNTFNGTLTNGGTGGLGFDKQGTGSVTLSGTLSYTGTTTVDAGTLSIPVANTGTGTGASVNAGTLVLGNPAALGTPANPAAPNTIRLAGNAVSTLDLAHDGGGPTYGFVFGTTTNATILVNRATAGAGLNHTLMTVGAAGVGAGTLTVSSGANVTSGTSRLTFTQFGLGADTVQTTVLNPTTASVIVGAVSKVVNATAQTLELGGTSVDNQITGLIANGTATVSVGKSNSSTWTISGANNTYTGGTRIGAANGAGVLRATASGALGTGTISFDGSGGAAPGGPTSRLELSNGITLANAITLNQRNNASAAILNVSGNNTLSGAIDLNIGGNRANIQSDADLLTLSGPILTTTANTRNLYLGGAGNGLASNAISNGTGTLNLTKEGTGTWTLTGTNIYTGTTTVTDGTLSIAQATLSNTAAVTVGTTAVLNLTHGATDTVDRFFIGGAEQASGTWGSLTSSATNKTARITGSGILFATNGVAVSGFGSWGTALGLTAGVNDGVAQSPDNDGFENGTEYILGGHPLNGSNNPKIYSLIADSDDAGSEKELIMTIAVPQGTPAFPAGSPTSTVTFEGFGITVRGSTDLATYPVTVNPVAAVIPAGATNPLVQGGITYEYRSFSLGGSNGTTGKGFLQVIVTNPAP, from the coding sequence ATGAAATCCAATAATTCATCGATTTATTCGTTCGCATCGTCCGTATCCCGAGCGGCAGCGATCATGGCTCTCGCCGCCACGCCCGGTGCCTATGCCGTCAGCGCCACCTGGAACGGAACGACCGATGCCACCTGGGCGACCGCAGGGAACTGGAGCGCTTCGCCGGTGCCCGGAACCGCCACCGGTGAGATTGCCACCTTCGCCAATGCCGGTGGAGCGGATGATGTGATCAATCTGGGAGGCGGAGTCAGCATTCGCACCCTCGCTTTCGACAATGCGGCCGCGGCCGCCTACACCATCGGAACGGGCGCGGCCGGCAGCCAAAACCTGACGCTGGAAGGCACGGGCGCTATCACGATGAGTGCCACCGTGGCGGCGAACCAGTTGGTCAATGCCAACGTCAACCTCGGGACCGCCGCGGGAGCGGAGGCCTTTACGATCACCAACAGCAAGGCGGCGGCTTCCAATAGCCTGACCATCGCGGGCGGGATCTCCACCACCCAGACGGGAGCCAAGTCGCTGACGGTCAACGGCACGGGCGTGATCAATATCAGCGGTGCGATCGCCAACGGCAGTGGCACGATCGCCCTCGCCAAAGCGGGTGCCAACGTGCTGACGCTTTCCGGTGCGAACAGCTACTCCGGCGGCACCACCATCACTGGTATCCTGAATGCCTCGAACAACACCGCGCTGGGCAGCGGCAACGTGACCGTCAATGGCGGCGTTGCGGGCAACCAACTCCAGCTTGGCAGCGGCGTCACGATGGCCAATTCCCTGACGCTGGCCGGTGGCGGCGCTACCGCCCAAGGGGCCTTGTGGGTCCCTGCGGGAAGCGCGACTTACGACGGGACGATTGCGATCACCGGTGCGGTCACGGCGGGCGCTTTCTTCGCTACCGGCGGCGGCACGCTTACCCTCAACAACAACATCACCAGCACGGGTCCTGCGGTCACCGTGCGGACCGGATACGTCAAAGTCACGGGTGCCCAGAGCTACACCTCCGGCACCACCTTGGCAAACGGGGGCGCGGCGATTCAATTTGTCCGGACCACGTCCATGCCGGCCACCGGAGCGGTGACCATGACCACCGGCACCACGCTTTCCGCCAATGTCGGAGGCGCGGGTCAATTCACTTTGGGAGCGGGCACCAACACCGCTGGTACGATCGGCGGATTGATTGCCGGCGTCGGCGGTCAAGGGGCTGCGGTCGTCCTTCCGGCGGGATCGCAGATCGGCATCGACACCACGGACGCGGCCGGCACGCAGACGTGGAGTGCCCCGTTCACCACGACGAACAACGTCGGCTTGGTGAAGCTGGGAACAGGCACGCTGGAGTTGACCAGCGGCGGCACCTACACGGGGGGCGGTGCCCAAGGGTTCCCCCTCATTGCCCGCCAAGGAACGCTGCTGCTCAGCGGCGGCACCCACACCGCCAATGGTGAGGTGGTCGTGGGCGGCACCTTCGGCACGGCGCCGGGAGCTCCTGGCTATGACGCCACCCTGCAGGTGGACGCGGGATCGCTTACCACCACGGGCTACCTTTCGCTCGGTCGCGGCAATGGCACCGGAGCCGTTTCCTCCAACCTGACGGTCAACAACGCCGCCACGGTCACCGCGGCGAACTTCAGCGCGGGCTTCAACGTCGCTGCGGCCAATCTTCCCAAGGGTGCGGTCACCCTTAACAACACCTCGGCGCTGACCGTCAGCGGCATCTATCGTTTGGGCGAATCGACCGGGTCGAACATGACGATGACGCTGAACAATTCCGCGCAGCTCATCGCATCCGCGGGAGTCGGCGCCAAGCGCATCGGCGATGCGGGAACCGGTGTTTTGACGCTCAACGATTCCAGCTCGGCTGCCTTTGGCACCGGTCCGACGGCCGGCACGGCTCTCGGGGTCCAGATCGGTGCCGTCGGTGGCAATGGCACGGTCAATATCAACGGCGCGGCCACGGCCACCTTCAGCGGACCGACGCTGTCGCTGTATGTCGGCTATCGCACGGGCACGGGTGTCGTCAATATGACGGGCGGCACCTTGACCACGACCGGCGAAGTGCGGGTCGGTGGTTCGGACGTCAATGGTGCCGACAACGGGAGCGGCACCTTCAATCTCTCCGGCGGAGCGGCGAACCTCGGTGGCGGGCTGACCTTGGGACGCGGCAACAACGCCGCCGCCTTGCTGACCGGCACGGCGAACGTCAGCGGCGGCACACTCACTCCGCAGACCGACATCATTCTGGGATTCGCTGGAGCCGCCGGCACCCTTGGAAAGATGGTGATCAGCGGGACCGGTGTGGTGAATGTCGGCCCTACGGCCGCTAGAACGTTCGTGATGAGCACCTTCGATACCGCGAAGTCCCAGCTCGATATCACAGGTGGATCGCTCAATCTCGGCAACAATTCTTCGATCAAATTCTTCACCGGTAACGTGGGGACCTCGGGAACTGCGGTCGTCAATCAGACGGGCGGCGCGGTGACTTTCTACAGCGATGCCGGCACGACGGTGGGGGGCACGGGCGTGCTTGATCTCGCGGTTTTCGGCTCCGCCACCTCTGCCAGCACCTACAACCTCGACGGCGGCATCCTGACCGTGCCGTCGGTCGTTTCCTCGAACACCGCGGGAACGCGCCTCTTCAACTTCAATGGCGGCACGCTCAAGGCGGCGGTGGACGGCACGCTCCTGAACCTCACCACGACCTCGGCCACCGTCCGGGCAAATGTCCGTGACCTAGGCGCGACCATCGACACCAACGGGCGTAACGTCACGATCCCGCAGGCGCTCGAAGCCAGCACGGTCCTCGGCGACGTCGGTAACGGCGGCCTCACCAAGAAGGGAGCGGGCACGCTGAAGCTCAGCAGCTTCTCCAACACCTACACCGGCACCACCAACGTGGATGCCGGGACGCTGGATCTCGACGGCGTTGTGAACTCGAACGTCGTCGTGAAAAGCGGAGCCGTCCTCACCGGGGTCGGCACGACGAACGGCACGCTGACGATGCAGGGCGGGTCCACGCTTACGGCTTCGACCACCGCGCCACTTCTCACCAATGGCGTTGTTTTCTCAGGTCCGACGAACCTGGTTTTCACCGGCACGCCGTCAAATGGCGTTCCTTATCCCCTGTTTTCTTACGGATCCGGTTCAGTCACCGGTCTATCGAACCTGTCTTCCTCCGGATTCCGCACCAACATCTCCGCCGACATCGCCAACCAGCGGATCATGGGGACTGTCACTACTGCCAATTTGACCTGGAATACCAGCAGCGGCACGTGGGCAGTGAACACCGGCGGGTGGACGGGCGGAGCGACCAGCTATTTCAACGGTGATACCGTCACCTTCAATGAGCGTCCGGCTGCGAGCACAGTGACGCTCAACGGGGTGCTATTGCCTGCCTCGGTCGTGGTGAACAACACCAGCAACCCGTATGTCTTCACCGGGACCGGTTCGATCGGCGGTGAAGCTATCTTGACCAAGAGTGGCGCAGGGGCGCTTACCCTTGCGACTGCCAACTCCTATACGGGCGGAACGATCCTCGGAGGCGGCACCCTGAATCTCGACAACGCTTCGGCGCTGGGAACGGGCCTGCTGACCATCAACGGCGGCACGCTTGATAACACCAGCGGTGACGCGATCGTGATGACAGGCAACTTCCCGCAACTGTGGAATGCCGACATCAACTTCACGGGCACCCATAGCCTCGACATGGGCACGGGCGGAGTGGCCATCGTCGGCACGGTGGAAACCGACCGCGCCGTCACGATTGCTGCAAACACGCTCGGTGTGGGGGAAATCACTTCCACGGCCCTCGGCCTGATCAAGCAAGGCCCGGGCACGCTCACGGTGAACACCTTGGGCATCCAAGCGAACGGCAGCGTAATTGCCGGAACCTTGAATGTGGCTGCCGGGGCTCTCCAGATCAACCGGACGGGTGGTACGGACCCCACTAGCGGCGACTTCACCGCGGCTGGGATCGACGGCACGGGCACGATTTCCAACGGCGCTGCCGTGGAACGCTGGCTGATCATCAACACCGCCGGCAACAATACCTTCAACGGCACGCTGACGAACGGCGGCACCGGTGGGCTCGGCTTCGACAAGCAAGGAACCGGCAGCGTCACGCTGTCCGGAACGCTCTCCTACACCGGCACCACGACGGTGGACGCCGGCACCCTGAGCATCCCGGTGGCGAATACGGGCACGGGCACTGGTGCCTCCGTGAACGCAGGCACCCTGGTCCTGGGAAATCCAGCGGCCCTCGGCACGCCGGCCAATCCGGCGGCTCCGAACACCATCCGGCTGGCGGGCAACGCCGTTTCGACCCTCGACCTCGCGCACGATGGCGGCGGCCCTACCTACGGCTTCGTTTTTGGCACGACGACCAACGCGACGATCCTCGTCAACCGTGCGACGGCGGGCGCTGGTCTTAACCACACTCTGATGACCGTCGGCGCTGCGGGAGTGGGCGCGGGCACCCTTACGGTCTCCAGCGGTGCCAATGTCACCTCCGGAACGAGCCGCCTCACCTTCACCCAATTCGGGCTCGGTGCCGATACGGTGCAGACGACGGTGCTCAATCCCACGACCGCGAGCGTCATTGTGGGTGCCGTTTCGAAAGTGGTGAACGCCACCGCCCAGACCCTCGAACTGGGTGGCACCAGCGTGGACAACCAGATCACCGGCCTGATCGCCAATGGCACGGCCACCGTCTCGGTGGGCAAGTCGAACAGCAGCACTTGGACGATCTCCGGGGCGAACAACACCTACACCGGGGGCACCCGGATTGGCGCTGCCAACGGCGCCGGAGTCCTGCGCGCCACGGCGAGCGGAGCGCTTGGCACCGGCACCATCTCCTTCGACGGTTCCGGCGGCGCTGCCCCAGGCGGCCCTACCAGCCGGTTGGAGCTCTCGAACGGGATCACGCTTGCGAACGCGATCACGCTCAACCAGCGCAACAACGCCAGCGCGGCTATCCTCAACGTCAGCGGCAACAACACGCTCAGCGGTGCCATCGACCTCAATATCGGCGGTAACCGGGCCAATATCCAATCGGATGCCGACCTGCTGACGCTGTCCGGGCCGATTCTGACCACCACCGCTAACACGCGTAACCTCTACCTCGGCGGGGCGGGCAATGGCTTGGCGAGTAACGCCATTTCCAACGGCACCGGCACCCTCAACCTGACCAAGGAAGGCACCGGCACCTGGACGCTGACCGGGACCAACATTTATACGGGAACCACCACGGTCACCGATGGCACCCTGAGCATTGCCCAGGCCACGCTCTCGAACACCGCTGCCGTCACCGTGGGCACCACGGCGGTGCTCAACCTGACGCATGGTGCGACCGACACGGTGGACCGCTTCTTCATCGGCGGGGCCGAGCAAGCCTCTGGCACCTGGGGTAGCCTGACTTCCTCGGCCACCAACAAGACCGCCCGCATTACCGGCTCCGGGATCCTGTTCGCGACGAATGGCGTGGCAGTCAGCGGCTTCGGCTCGTGGGGAACCGCACTCGGCCTCACCGCCGGTGTGAACGACGGTGTCGCCCAGAGCCCGGACAACGACGGCTTCGAGAACGGCACCGAATACATCCTCGGCGGCCACCCGCTCAACGGCAGCAACAATCCGAAGATCTACTCCCTGATCGCCGACAGTGACGACGCTGGCAGCGAGAAGGAGCTGATCATGACGATCGCGGTGCCGCAGGGCACACCGGCCTTCCCGGCGGGATCGCCGACCTCGACGGTCACCTTCGAGGGCTTCGGCATCACGGTCCGCGGCTCCACCGACCTCGCCACCTACCCGGTGACGGTGAATCCGGTGGCTGCGGTCATCCCGGCCGGAGCAACCAATCCGCTGGTTCAAGGCGGCATCACTTACGAATACCGCTCCTTCAGTCTCGGCGGATCGAACGGCACCACCGGCAAGGGCTTCCTGCAGGTGATCGTGACGAATCCAGCGCCATGA
- the queF gene encoding preQ(1) synthase → MPASPDEATLETFPNCRPGRKFWITLDCPEFSSLCPVTGQPDTAHIVIRYVPGERCVETKSLKFYMASFRNLPAFNEEIVNRVLDDLVEAMQPVEITVSGKFGARGGIQLTCEASHPES, encoded by the coding sequence CTGCCGGCGAGCCCGGACGAGGCGACGCTGGAGACGTTTCCGAATTGCCGGCCCGGCCGGAAGTTCTGGATCACGCTCGATTGCCCGGAGTTTTCCTCACTGTGTCCCGTCACCGGCCAGCCCGACACCGCGCACATCGTGATCCGCTACGTTCCCGGCGAGCGCTGCGTGGAAACGAAGTCGCTCAAGTTCTACATGGCCTCGTTCCGCAACCTGCCGGCCTTCAACGAGGAGATCGTCAACCGCGTGCTCGATGATCTGGTCGAGGCGATGCAGCCAGTCGAGATCACGGTGAGCGGCAAGTTCGGCGCCCGCGGCGGGATCCAGCTTACGTGCGAGGCGAGTCACCCGGAGAGTTGA
- the queC gene encoding 7-cyano-7-deazaguanine synthase QueC, protein MKTVVLLSGGMDSVTAFYQVLREHDVVAALSFDYGSKHNACEIPFAKLHAERAGVPHRTIDLGFMNECFASDLLKSGGDIPDGHYAEENMKRTVVPFRNGIMLAVACGFAESVEADALAIAAHSGDHAIYPDCREPFMQGMAAAMEAGTYARIQLLRPFIAMDKTGIARRGVELGIDFAETWSCYKGGEIHCGTCGTCVERREAFLLAGLPDPTVYLATPEIPEAPR, encoded by the coding sequence ATGAAGACTGTGGTCTTGCTGAGTGGCGGGATGGATTCCGTCACTGCCTTTTACCAAGTGCTCCGCGAGCATGATGTGGTCGCGGCGCTGTCGTTCGACTATGGCTCGAAGCACAACGCTTGTGAGATTCCCTTCGCGAAGCTGCATGCGGAACGAGCCGGTGTGCCGCATCGGACGATCGATCTCGGGTTCATGAACGAGTGCTTCGCCTCCGACCTGCTGAAGAGCGGCGGCGATATTCCTGACGGCCACTATGCCGAGGAGAACATGAAGCGGACGGTGGTGCCGTTCCGCAATGGCATCATGCTCGCTGTTGCTTGTGGCTTTGCTGAGAGCGTCGAGGCGGATGCTTTGGCGATCGCGGCTCACTCGGGCGATCATGCGATTTATCCGGACTGCCGGGAGCCCTTTATGCAGGGCATGGCCGCTGCGATGGAGGCGGGCACTTATGCACGCATCCAACTGCTGCGGCCGTTCATCGCGATGGACAAGACGGGCATTGCCCGGCGTGGCGTGGAGCTGGGGATCGACTTTGCCGAGACGTGGTCCTGCTACAAGGGCGGCGAGATTCATTGCGGGACCTGCGGGACCTGTGTGGAGAGGCGGGAGGCGTTCCTGTTAGCCGGACTTCCCGATCCGACGGTCTATCTGGCGACGCCGGAGATTCCGGAGGCTCCGAGGTAG
- a CDS encoding phage regulatory CII family protein — MESHEVLRNAFAKTSPKAVASDLGISLSLVYKWAEKQSDDGSGSRNPLDRLMKIIELSSDLRIVEWLCQQTGGYFVRNPKSSCEKGFQVLPATNEIVGQFSVLLQQISTAALDHSISKKEAKEIRECWDKLKSYAEGFVRCCEEGDYDQMMEIPKPSEGPSRYTVK, encoded by the coding sequence ATGGAAAGCCATGAAGTGCTGCGCAACGCGTTCGCCAAAACCAGCCCCAAAGCCGTGGCCTCGGACTTGGGCATCTCGCTCTCGCTCGTCTACAAGTGGGCGGAGAAGCAAAGCGATGACGGCAGCGGCAGCCGCAACCCCCTCGACCGGCTGATGAAAATCATCGAGCTGAGCAGCGACCTGCGGATCGTAGAGTGGCTCTGCCAACAGACCGGCGGCTACTTCGTGCGGAACCCGAAGAGTTCCTGCGAAAAGGGCTTCCAAGTGCTGCCGGCGACCAACGAGATCGTCGGCCAGTTCTCCGTGCTCCTCCAACAGATCTCCACCGCCGCGCTCGACCACTCCATCAGCAAGAAAGAGGCGAAGGAAATCCGCGAGTGCTGGGACAAGCTGAAGAGCTATGCCGAAGGCTTCGTGCGCTGCTGCGAGGAAGGCGACTACGACCAGATGATGGAGATTCCAAAGCCCTCGGAAGGCCCCTCGCGTTACACGGTGAAATGA